A single Vigna radiata var. radiata cultivar VC1973A chromosome 8, Vradiata_ver6, whole genome shotgun sequence DNA region contains:
- the LOC106770167 gene encoding probable ubiquitin carboxyl-terminal hydrolase MINDY-4 produces MAIRMSMQRATSETKRSKPQDAAVGAVSELSEDSPGSKTRRRELMVAVVEKRIVTAVRVLPSSLPLGKKSGELGRREELRLKSVNLSKELSVEEANQLFSMVFGNEVSKRILAQWSNQEIRFNSDLVTSMGLVQHEGGPCGILAAIQAFVLKHIIFFSGELKDVPRLPQKGLGASFKSVKVRALVRSMAEILFSCGSNIRAVIATLSFPENDIPHFEGISEDEVIVKSLQGLSIESVIDLNKFVEENHF; encoded by the exons ATGGCGATTCGAATGAGCATGCAGCGCGCTACGTCGGAGACGAAGCGCAGCAAGCCGCAGGATGCCGCCGTCGGGGCAGTTTCAGAATTGTCGGAAGATTCGCCAGGGTCTAAGACCCGACGGAGGGAGCTCATGGTGGCGGTGGTGGAGAAGCGGATAGTGACAGCGGTGAGGGTTTTGCCATCATCATTGCCACTGGGGAAGAAAAGTGGTGAATTGGGGAGGAGAGAGGAGTTGCGTTTGAAGAGTGTGAATTTGAGTAAGGAACTTTCAGTGGAAGAAGCAAATCAATTGTTTTCTATGGTGTTTGGAAATGAAGTCTCTAAACGGATTCTTGCACAGTGGAGCAACCAGGAAATACGGTTTAACTCTGATCTTGTAACATCAATGGGCCTAGTGCAGCATGAAGGTGGTCCCTGTGGCATTTTGGCAGCTATACAAGCATTTGTACTTAAACACATCATTTTCTTCAGTGGTGAGTTGAAAGATGTACCACGCCTGCCACAGAAGGGTCTGGGTGCATCATTTAAAA GTGTAAAAGTAAGGGCCCTCGTAAGAAGTATGgctgaaattttattttcatgtggAAGTAATATAAGGGCTGTGATTGCAACTTTGAGCTTTCCAGAGAACGACATTCCACATTTTGAAGGGATTTCAGAGGATGAGGTTATTGTAAAATCACTTCAAGGTCTTTCTATTGAATCTGTCATTGATCTGAATAAATTCGTGGAGGAGAATCACTTTTGA